In Longimicrobiaceae bacterium, the sequence GGCTTCACGGTCGGGCCAGCTCCTCGATCGGGAGCCGGGTCTCCTCCCCGCTCGCCATGTCCTTGACGGCGGCGAGACCCTCCGCCACCTCGTCGGGGCCGAGCACCACCGTCCGCCGCGCCCCGAGCGCGGAGGCGTTCTTGAACTGCTTCCCCACCCCCTGCTGCTTGAACGAGTACTCGCAGGAGCGCCCGGCGTCGCGCAGCCGGTGCGCCAGCCGGAGCACCGCCTCGCGCTGCTCGGGCCCCACCGCGATCAGGTAGTAGTCCAGCGCGTGCGACGTGTCCGGGAGGAGCCCCCGGTCGCGCAGCAGCTCCGTGAGCACCACGTCCCCCATCCCGAAGCCGAGCGCCGGCACGTCCACCCCGCCGACGCGCTTCAGCAGGTCGTCGTAGCGTCCACCGCCGCAGATGGCGCGCAGCTCCCCCCGCACGTCGAACAGCTCGAAGACCGTCCCCGTGTAATAGGCGAGCCCCCGCACGATGGTGAGGTCGAAGCGCGCGTAGTCGCCCAGCCCCATCGCTCGCAGGTGCGAGAAGAGCTGCCCCACTCGCTCGATCTCCGGCGCGACACTCTCCCGGCCCCCGTACGCCTCGCGCACCGCGTCGAAGTCCGTGTGCCGGAAGATGGCGAACACCCGGTCGACCGCGTCCGCGCCGAGCCCCGCCTCCCCGGAGAGCCGGGCGGAGAGCGCCTCCCTCGGTTCCCGCTCCAGCTTGTCCACGATGTTGTAGACGAGCACGAGCTGGTCCTCCGGGACCCCCGCGTCCAGGAGGAGCGCGCGCAGGAGCCGCCGGTCCGAGATCCGCGCCACGAAGTCGTCCGCCGTGAGCCCCAGCGCCCGCAGCATGTCGATGGCCGCGGCCAGGAGCTCGGCGTCGGCGAGGACGTCCTCCTCGCCGATGATGTCGAGGTTGAGCTGGAAGTGCTCACGGAGCCGCCCGCGCTGCTGCCGCTCGTAGCGGAAGAGTTGCGGGATCGAGAACCACTTCACCGGTTTCCGCATCCCCCCGATGCGCGCCCCCACCATCCGCGCGAGGGTGGGGGTCATCTCCGGCCGGAGCGCCACCGCGCGATCGCCCTTGTCCTTGAAGTTGTAGAGCTGCTGAACGATCTCTGGCCCGGACTTCTCCACGTACAGCTCCAGGGGCTCCAGCGGAGGCCCGTCGTACTCCTGGAAGCCGTAGCGCCGCGCCACCTCGCGCCACGCGTTCACGACGTGCGCGCGGACGGCGAACTCGTCAGGGTAGAATTCCCGAAATCCCGGAAGTGCGCTGAAGTTTGCCATAGCCCGGCAATGTAAGGCCGGGGTCGGGAAACGCGAAAGTGCGGAACGCTACGGCGGCCCTCACCCGGCGGCCTGAGAGCCACCCTCTCCCAAGTTTGGGAGAGGGGATGAACTGCAGGGCGCCTGGCACTCGTACCGGGAGGGTCGCAGGGAGGGGGCGGGGGTGGTCGGAGGAAAAAGCCTTGTGTCCGAGCGCAGCGAGTTTGGCTTTTTCCGGAGTGCCACCCCCGCCCCCGACCGCCGCGGCTCAGAGCCCCGGCAACCCCAGCAGAGGCAGCGCATCGCCGACGGTGTGCACCGACCCGGTGACGAGCACCGTGCCGTACGGCGCCAACGTAATCGCGCGAGAGATTGCCGCCTCCAGCGCCGGGATCACGCGCACCGGGATCCGCACTTCGGGCGGGAGCACGGCAGCCACGCCCGCGGGATCCCATCGCCGCTCCTCCGGAGCGGTGGGCGCGACGGTGAGGATCGCCGCGTCGGCGCGCGCCAGGAGCGGCGGGAGCATCTCGCTCCATTCCTTGTCGGAGAGGATCCCGGCGACCAGCACCAGCGGCCGCGGCAGCTCCACCGCGTCGAGCGTCGCCGCGAGCGCCGCCACCCCGGCGGGGTTGTGCGCGACGTCCAGCACGAACGTGGTGCCGCGAAGCTCCGCCACCTGGAAGCGCCCGGGCCAGCGCGCCGCCGCAAAGCCGCGCTCCACGTCTTCCCAGGCAGGCCGGAGACCGTGGGGGAGGAGCGCCAGCAGCTCCGCGGCGAGCGCCGCGTTCCGCGCCTGGTGCGCGCCCACGAGCGGGACCCGGACCTCGTGCTCGCCCCAGGCCCGGGAGCCGAGCCGGAACGTCGTCCCCGAGGACGCCACGCGGACGTCCTCCACGCTCGCCACCTCGTCCAGCGCGCGGAACGGCGCGCCCACGGCGTCGGCGCGCTCGCGGAGCACCCGGAGCGCGCCGGGGTCCGTCTCGCCCGTGACGGCGGGGACGCCCGGCTTCCAGATCCCGGCCTTCTCCCAGGCGATCTCGCCGGGCGTGTCGCCCAGGAACTCGGTGTGGTCGCGCGCCACGTTCGTGACCGCGGCCGCCAGCGGCGTCACCACGTTGGTGGAGTCCAGCCGCCCCCCGAGCCCCACCTCCACCAGCGCCACCTCCACCCCCGCTTCCGCGAAGCAGAGGAACGCGATCGCCGTCGCCGCCTCGAAGAAGGTGGCGCCCGTGCGCTCGATGTCCGGGCGGAGCCGCTCGACACAGCGCGCGAGGAGCGCGTCGTCCACCGGCGCGCCCTGAACGCGGATCCGCTCCGCGAAGCGCACCAGGTGCGGCGAGGTGTACATCCCCACACGCCGCCCCGGGTCTGCCTTGCGCAGCACCGACTCGCAGAGCGCCGCGACGGAGCCCTTCCCGTTGGTGCCGCCCACGTGCACGGAACGGAAACGCCGGTGTGGATCCCCCACACCGGCGAGCAGCTCCTCCGTCCGCTCCAGCCCCCAGCGGATCCCCCCCGTCGCCCGGCCGTAGAGCCAGGCGAGGGGGTCCTCCCCCGGCGTCACGCCCCGTTTCCGTTCCCGGAGGCGGCCCCGGCGTACTCCTCCGGCGCCGGGATCCCCATCATGTGGCGCAGCAGCCGGGCGACCTCGCGCTTCATGGCGCGGCGGTCCACGATGGCGTCCAGCATCCCGTGCTCCAGGAGGAACTCCGAGCGCTGGAAGCCCTCCGGCAGCTCCTGCTTGATCGTCTGCTCGATCACCCGCGGCCCCGCGAAGCCGATCAGCGCCCCCGGCTCGCCCAGGTTCGCGTCGCCCAGCATGGCGTACGACGCCGTCACGCCGCCGGTGGTGGGGTCGGTGAGGATGGAGA encodes:
- a CDS encoding folylpolyglutamate synthase/dihydrofolate synthase family protein, translating into MTPGEDPLAWLYGRATGGIRWGLERTEELLAGVGDPHRRFRSVHVGGTNGKGSVAALCESVLRKADPGRRVGMYTSPHLVRFAERIRVQGAPVDDALLARCVERLRPDIERTGATFFEAATAIAFLCFAEAGVEVALVEVGLGGRLDSTNVVTPLAAAVTNVARDHTEFLGDTPGEIAWEKAGIWKPGVPAVTGETDPGALRVLRERADAVGAPFRALDEVASVEDVRVASSGTTFRLGSRAWGEHEVRVPLVGAHQARNAALAAELLALLPHGLRPAWEDVERGFAAARWPGRFQVAELRGTTFVLDVAHNPAGVAALAATLDAVELPRPLVLVAGILSDKEWSEMLPPLLARADAAILTVAPTAPEERRWDPAGVAAVLPPEVRIPVRVIPALEAAISRAITLAPYGTVLVTGSVHTVGDALPLLGLPGL
- the hisS gene encoding histidine--tRNA ligase; this encodes MANFSALPGFREFYPDEFAVRAHVVNAWREVARRYGFQEYDGPPLEPLELYVEKSGPEIVQQLYNFKDKGDRAVALRPEMTPTLARMVGARIGGMRKPVKWFSIPQLFRYERQQRGRLREHFQLNLDIIGEEDVLADAELLAAAIDMLRALGLTADDFVARISDRRLLRALLLDAGVPEDQLVLVYNIVDKLEREPREALSARLSGEAGLGADAVDRVFAIFRHTDFDAVREAYGGRESVAPEIERVGQLFSHLRAMGLGDYARFDLTIVRGLAYYTGTVFELFDVRGELRAICGGGRYDDLLKRVGGVDVPALGFGMGDVVLTELLRDRGLLPDTSHALDYYLIAVGPEQREAVLRLAHRLRDAGRSCEYSFKQQGVGKQFKNASALGARRTVVLGPDEVAEGLAAVKDMASGEETRLPIEELARP